In a genomic window of Strix aluco isolate bStrAlu1 chromosome 3, bStrAlu1.hap1, whole genome shotgun sequence:
- the TFAP2B gene encoding transcription factor AP-2-beta isoform X3, protein MHSPPREQPAIMLWKLVENVKYEDIYEDRHDGVPSHSSRLSQLGSVSQGPYSSAPPLSHTPSSDFQPPYFPPPYQPLPYHQSQDPYSHVNDPYSLNPLHQPQQHPWGQRQRQEVGSETGSLLPQPRAALPQLSGLDPRRDYHSVRRPDVLLHSAHHGLDSGMGDSLSLHGIGHPGMEEVQSVEDANNSGMNLLDQSVIKKVPVPPKSVTSLMMNKDGFLGGISVNTGEVFCSVPGRLSLLSSTSKYKVTVGEVQRRLSPPECLNASLLGGVLRRAKSKNGGRSLRERLEKIGLNLPAGRRKAANVTLLTSLVEGEAVHLARDFGYICETEFPAKAVSEYLNRQHTDPSDLHSRKNMLLATKQLCKEFTDLLAQDRTPIGNSRPTPILEPGIQSCLTHFSLITHGFGAPAICAALTALQNYLTEALKGMDKMFLNNNTANRHTSGEGPALPAWLMSFFKED, encoded by the exons ATGCACTCACCTCCTAGAGAACAGCCTGCCATCATGCTCTGGAAACTGGTTGAAAATGTCAAGTATGAAGATATCTATGAG GACCGGCATGATGGAGTGCCCAGCCACAGTTCCAGGCTGTCCCAGCTGGGATCCGTCTCCCAGGGACCCTACTCCAGCGCTCCTCCGCTCTCTCACACCCCATCCTCGGATTTCCAGCCGCCTTATTTCCCACCCCCCTACCAGCCTCTTCCTTACCACCAAAGCCAGGACCCTTACTCCCATGTCAATGACCCCTACTCCCTAAACCCCTTGcatcagccccagcagcacccctgggGACAGAGGCAGAGGCAAGAGGTGGGATCAGAGACCGGGTCACTGCTGCCACAGCCTCGGGCCGCCCTGCCCCAGCTCTCGGGACTGGACCCCAGGCGGGACTACCACTCAGTAAGGAGGCCAGATGTCCTTCTGCACTCCGCTCACCATGGCCTTGACTCCGGCATGGGGGACAGCCTTTCTCTGCACGGCATCGGACACCCAGGGATGGAGGAGGTCCAG TCAGTTGAAGATGCCAATAACAGCGGTATGAACTTATTGGACCAGTCTGTCATTAAAAAAG ttccGGTTCCTCCAAAATCTGTTACTTCTTTGATGATGAATAAAGATGGCTTCCTGGGTGGAATTTCAGTCAATACCGGAGAAGTGTTTTGCTCTGTACCTGGCCGCTTGTCTTTGCTTAGTTCTACTTCAAAGTATAAAGTAACTGTGGGAGAAGTTCAAAGACGCCTTTCTCCTCCAGAGTGTCTGAATGCATCCCTCCTAGGAGGAGTACTTAGAAG AGCCAAATCGAAAAACGGGGGGAGATCTTTGCgagaaaggctagaaaaaatCGGTTTGAATTTACCAGCCGGCAGGCGTAAGGCCGCAAATGTCACTTTACTCACCTCCCTGGTGGAAG GTGAGGCCGTTCATTTAGCTCGGGATTTTGGGTACATCTGCGAAACGGAGTTCCCAGCCAAAGCTGTTTCTGAGTACCTGAACAGACAGCACACGGACCCCAGCGACCTCCACTCCAGGAAAAACATGCTGCTTGCTACAAA GCAACTTTGTAAAGAATTTACAGATCTCTTGGCCCAGGACAGGACGCCCATTGGAAACAGCCGGCCCACCCCTATTTTGGAACCGGGCATTCAGAGCTGCTTGACTCACTTCAGCCTCATCACTCACGGCTTTGGGGCCCCCGCTATCTGCGCTGCCCTCACGGCCCTTCAAAACTACCTGACTGAAGCTCTCAAAGGCATGGACAAGATGTTCTTGAACAACAACACTGCTAACAGGCACACATCTGGCGAAGGACCAG CTTTGCCCGCTTGGCTTATGAGCTTCTTCAAAGAGGACTAG
- the TFAP2B gene encoding transcription factor AP-2-beta isoform X2, with protein sequence MHSPPREQPAIMLWKLVENVKYEDIYEDRHDGVPSHSSRLSQLGSVSQGPYSSAPPLSHTPSSDFQPPYFPPPYQPLPYHQSQDPYSHVNDPYSLNPLHQPQQHPWGQRQRQEVGSETGSLLPQPRAALPQLSGLDPRRDYHSVRRPDVLLHSAHHGLDSGMGDSLSLHGIGHPGMEEVQSVEDANNSGMNLLDQSVIKKVPVPPKSVTSLMMNKDGFLGGISVNTGEVFCSVPGRLSLLSSTSKYKVTVGEVQRRLSPPECLNASLLGGVLRRAKSKNGGRSLRERLEKIGLNLPAGRRKAANVTLLTSLVEGEAVHLARDFGYICETEFPAKAVSEYLNRQHTDPSDLHSRKNMLLATKQLCKEFTDLLAQDRTPIGNSRPTPILEPGIQSCLTHFSLITHGFGAPAICAALTALQNYLTEALKGMDKMFLNNNTANRHTSGEGPGSKTGDKEEKHRK encoded by the exons ATGCACTCACCTCCTAGAGAACAGCCTGCCATCATGCTCTGGAAACTGGTTGAAAATGTCAAGTATGAAGATATCTATGAG GACCGGCATGATGGAGTGCCCAGCCACAGTTCCAGGCTGTCCCAGCTGGGATCCGTCTCCCAGGGACCCTACTCCAGCGCTCCTCCGCTCTCTCACACCCCATCCTCGGATTTCCAGCCGCCTTATTTCCCACCCCCCTACCAGCCTCTTCCTTACCACCAAAGCCAGGACCCTTACTCCCATGTCAATGACCCCTACTCCCTAAACCCCTTGcatcagccccagcagcacccctgggGACAGAGGCAGAGGCAAGAGGTGGGATCAGAGACCGGGTCACTGCTGCCACAGCCTCGGGCCGCCCTGCCCCAGCTCTCGGGACTGGACCCCAGGCGGGACTACCACTCAGTAAGGAGGCCAGATGTCCTTCTGCACTCCGCTCACCATGGCCTTGACTCCGGCATGGGGGACAGCCTTTCTCTGCACGGCATCGGACACCCAGGGATGGAGGAGGTCCAG TCAGTTGAAGATGCCAATAACAGCGGTATGAACTTATTGGACCAGTCTGTCATTAAAAAAG ttccGGTTCCTCCAAAATCTGTTACTTCTTTGATGATGAATAAAGATGGCTTCCTGGGTGGAATTTCAGTCAATACCGGAGAAGTGTTTTGCTCTGTACCTGGCCGCTTGTCTTTGCTTAGTTCTACTTCAAAGTATAAAGTAACTGTGGGAGAAGTTCAAAGACGCCTTTCTCCTCCAGAGTGTCTGAATGCATCCCTCCTAGGAGGAGTACTTAGAAG AGCCAAATCGAAAAACGGGGGGAGATCTTTGCgagaaaggctagaaaaaatCGGTTTGAATTTACCAGCCGGCAGGCGTAAGGCCGCAAATGTCACTTTACTCACCTCCCTGGTGGAAG GTGAGGCCGTTCATTTAGCTCGGGATTTTGGGTACATCTGCGAAACGGAGTTCCCAGCCAAAGCTGTTTCTGAGTACCTGAACAGACAGCACACGGACCCCAGCGACCTCCACTCCAGGAAAAACATGCTGCTTGCTACAAA GCAACTTTGTAAAGAATTTACAGATCTCTTGGCCCAGGACAGGACGCCCATTGGAAACAGCCGGCCCACCCCTATTTTGGAACCGGGCATTCAGAGCTGCTTGACTCACTTCAGCCTCATCACTCACGGCTTTGGGGCCCCCGCTATCTGCGCTGCCCTCACGGCCCTTCAAAACTACCTGACTGAAGCTCTCAAAGGCATGGACAAGATGTTCTTGAACAACAACACTGCTAACAGGCACACATCTGGCGAAGGACCAGGTAGTAAAACTGGAGACaaggaagagaaacacagaaaatga
- the TFAP2B gene encoding transcription factor AP-2-beta isoform X4 — protein sequence MLVHTYSAMDRHDGVPSHSSRLSQLGSVSQGPYSSAPPLSHTPSSDFQPPYFPPPYQPLPYHQSQDPYSHVNDPYSLNPLHQPQQHPWGQRQRQEVGSETGSLLPQPRAALPQLSGLDPRRDYHSVRRPDVLLHSAHHGLDSGMGDSLSLHGIGHPGMEEVQSVEDANNSGMNLLDQSVIKKVPVPPKSVTSLMMNKDGFLGGISVNTGEVFCSVPGRLSLLSSTSKYKVTVGEVQRRLSPPECLNASLLGGVLRRAKSKNGGRSLRERLEKIGLNLPAGRRKAANVTLLTSLVEGEAVHLARDFGYICETEFPAKAVSEYLNRQHTDPSDLHSRKNMLLATKQLCKEFTDLLAQDRTPIGNSRPTPILEPGIQSCLTHFSLITHGFGAPAICAALTALQNYLTEALKGMDKMFLNNNTANRHTSGEGPAWTTGADSADRPRFPK from the exons atgTTAGTCCACACCTATTCCGCCATG GACCGGCATGATGGAGTGCCCAGCCACAGTTCCAGGCTGTCCCAGCTGGGATCCGTCTCCCAGGGACCCTACTCCAGCGCTCCTCCGCTCTCTCACACCCCATCCTCGGATTTCCAGCCGCCTTATTTCCCACCCCCCTACCAGCCTCTTCCTTACCACCAAAGCCAGGACCCTTACTCCCATGTCAATGACCCCTACTCCCTAAACCCCTTGcatcagccccagcagcacccctgggGACAGAGGCAGAGGCAAGAGGTGGGATCAGAGACCGGGTCACTGCTGCCACAGCCTCGGGCCGCCCTGCCCCAGCTCTCGGGACTGGACCCCAGGCGGGACTACCACTCAGTAAGGAGGCCAGATGTCCTTCTGCACTCCGCTCACCATGGCCTTGACTCCGGCATGGGGGACAGCCTTTCTCTGCACGGCATCGGACACCCAGGGATGGAGGAGGTCCAG TCAGTTGAAGATGCCAATAACAGCGGTATGAACTTATTGGACCAGTCTGTCATTAAAAAAG ttccGGTTCCTCCAAAATCTGTTACTTCTTTGATGATGAATAAAGATGGCTTCCTGGGTGGAATTTCAGTCAATACCGGAGAAGTGTTTTGCTCTGTACCTGGCCGCTTGTCTTTGCTTAGTTCTACTTCAAAGTATAAAGTAACTGTGGGAGAAGTTCAAAGACGCCTTTCTCCTCCAGAGTGTCTGAATGCATCCCTCCTAGGAGGAGTACTTAGAAG AGCCAAATCGAAAAACGGGGGGAGATCTTTGCgagaaaggctagaaaaaatCGGTTTGAATTTACCAGCCGGCAGGCGTAAGGCCGCAAATGTCACTTTACTCACCTCCCTGGTGGAAG GTGAGGCCGTTCATTTAGCTCGGGATTTTGGGTACATCTGCGAAACGGAGTTCCCAGCCAAAGCTGTTTCTGAGTACCTGAACAGACAGCACACGGACCCCAGCGACCTCCACTCCAGGAAAAACATGCTGCTTGCTACAAA GCAACTTTGTAAAGAATTTACAGATCTCTTGGCCCAGGACAGGACGCCCATTGGAAACAGCCGGCCCACCCCTATTTTGGAACCGGGCATTCAGAGCTGCTTGACTCACTTCAGCCTCATCACTCACGGCTTTGGGGCCCCCGCTATCTGCGCTGCCCTCACGGCCCTTCAAAACTACCTGACTGAAGCTCTCAAAGGCATGGACAAGATGTTCTTGAACAACAACACTGCTAACAGGCACACATCTGGCGAAGGACCAG cTTGGACTACAGGAGCCGACTCAGCTGATCGCCCAAGGTTTCCAAAATaa
- the TFAP2B gene encoding transcription factor AP-2-beta isoform X1, translating to MHSPPREQPAIMLWKLVENVKYEDIYEDRHDGVPSHSSRLSQLGSVSQGPYSSAPPLSHTPSSDFQPPYFPPPYQPLPYHQSQDPYSHVNDPYSLNPLHQPQQHPWGQRQRQEVGSETGSLLPQPRAALPQLSGLDPRRDYHSVRRPDVLLHSAHHGLDSGMGDSLSLHGIGHPGMEEVQSVEDANNSGMNLLDQSVIKKVPVPPKSVTSLMMNKDGFLGGISVNTGEVFCSVPGRLSLLSSTSKYKVTVGEVQRRLSPPECLNASLLGGVLRRAKSKNGGRSLRERLEKIGLNLPAGRRKAANVTLLTSLVEGEAVHLARDFGYICETEFPAKAVSEYLNRQHTDPSDLHSRKNMLLATKQLCKEFTDLLAQDRTPIGNSRPTPILEPGIQSCLTHFSLITHGFGAPAICAALTALQNYLTEALKGMDKMFLNNNTANRHTSGEGPAWTTGADSADRPRFPK from the exons ATGCACTCACCTCCTAGAGAACAGCCTGCCATCATGCTCTGGAAACTGGTTGAAAATGTCAAGTATGAAGATATCTATGAG GACCGGCATGATGGAGTGCCCAGCCACAGTTCCAGGCTGTCCCAGCTGGGATCCGTCTCCCAGGGACCCTACTCCAGCGCTCCTCCGCTCTCTCACACCCCATCCTCGGATTTCCAGCCGCCTTATTTCCCACCCCCCTACCAGCCTCTTCCTTACCACCAAAGCCAGGACCCTTACTCCCATGTCAATGACCCCTACTCCCTAAACCCCTTGcatcagccccagcagcacccctgggGACAGAGGCAGAGGCAAGAGGTGGGATCAGAGACCGGGTCACTGCTGCCACAGCCTCGGGCCGCCCTGCCCCAGCTCTCGGGACTGGACCCCAGGCGGGACTACCACTCAGTAAGGAGGCCAGATGTCCTTCTGCACTCCGCTCACCATGGCCTTGACTCCGGCATGGGGGACAGCCTTTCTCTGCACGGCATCGGACACCCAGGGATGGAGGAGGTCCAG TCAGTTGAAGATGCCAATAACAGCGGTATGAACTTATTGGACCAGTCTGTCATTAAAAAAG ttccGGTTCCTCCAAAATCTGTTACTTCTTTGATGATGAATAAAGATGGCTTCCTGGGTGGAATTTCAGTCAATACCGGAGAAGTGTTTTGCTCTGTACCTGGCCGCTTGTCTTTGCTTAGTTCTACTTCAAAGTATAAAGTAACTGTGGGAGAAGTTCAAAGACGCCTTTCTCCTCCAGAGTGTCTGAATGCATCCCTCCTAGGAGGAGTACTTAGAAG AGCCAAATCGAAAAACGGGGGGAGATCTTTGCgagaaaggctagaaaaaatCGGTTTGAATTTACCAGCCGGCAGGCGTAAGGCCGCAAATGTCACTTTACTCACCTCCCTGGTGGAAG GTGAGGCCGTTCATTTAGCTCGGGATTTTGGGTACATCTGCGAAACGGAGTTCCCAGCCAAAGCTGTTTCTGAGTACCTGAACAGACAGCACACGGACCCCAGCGACCTCCACTCCAGGAAAAACATGCTGCTTGCTACAAA GCAACTTTGTAAAGAATTTACAGATCTCTTGGCCCAGGACAGGACGCCCATTGGAAACAGCCGGCCCACCCCTATTTTGGAACCGGGCATTCAGAGCTGCTTGACTCACTTCAGCCTCATCACTCACGGCTTTGGGGCCCCCGCTATCTGCGCTGCCCTCACGGCCCTTCAAAACTACCTGACTGAAGCTCTCAAAGGCATGGACAAGATGTTCTTGAACAACAACACTGCTAACAGGCACACATCTGGCGAAGGACCAG cTTGGACTACAGGAGCCGACTCAGCTGATCGCCCAAGGTTTCCAAAATaa
- the TFAP2B gene encoding transcription factor AP-2-beta isoform X5: MHSPPREQPAIMLWKLVENVKYEDIYEMLVHTYSAMDRHDGVPSHSSRLSQLGSVSQGPYSSAPPLSHTPSSDFQPPYFPPPYQPLPYHQSQDPYSHVNDPYSLNPLHQPQQHPWGQRQRQEVGSETGSLLPQPRAALPQLSGLDPRRDYHSVRRPDVLLHSAHHGLDSGMGDSLSLHGIGHPGMEEVQSVEDANNSGMNLLDQSVIKKVPVPPKSVTSLMMNKDGFLGGISVNTGEVFCSVPGRLSLLSSTSKYKVTVGEVQRRLSPPECLNASLLGGVLRRAKSKNGGRSLRERLEKIGLNLPAGRRKAANVTLLTSLVEGEAVHLARDFGYICETEFPAKAVSEYLNRQHTDPSDLHSRKNMLLATKQLCKEFTDLLAQDRTPIGNSRPTPILEPGIQSCLTHFSLITHGFGAPAICAALTALQNYLTEALKGMDKMFLNNNTANRHTSGEGPGSKTGDKEEKHRK, encoded by the exons ATGCACTCACCTCCTAGAGAACAGCCTGCCATCATGCTCTGGAAACTGGTTGAAAATGTCAAGTATGAAGATATCTATGAG atgTTAGTCCACACCTATTCCGCCATG GACCGGCATGATGGAGTGCCCAGCCACAGTTCCAGGCTGTCCCAGCTGGGATCCGTCTCCCAGGGACCCTACTCCAGCGCTCCTCCGCTCTCTCACACCCCATCCTCGGATTTCCAGCCGCCTTATTTCCCACCCCCCTACCAGCCTCTTCCTTACCACCAAAGCCAGGACCCTTACTCCCATGTCAATGACCCCTACTCCCTAAACCCCTTGcatcagccccagcagcacccctgggGACAGAGGCAGAGGCAAGAGGTGGGATCAGAGACCGGGTCACTGCTGCCACAGCCTCGGGCCGCCCTGCCCCAGCTCTCGGGACTGGACCCCAGGCGGGACTACCACTCAGTAAGGAGGCCAGATGTCCTTCTGCACTCCGCTCACCATGGCCTTGACTCCGGCATGGGGGACAGCCTTTCTCTGCACGGCATCGGACACCCAGGGATGGAGGAGGTCCAG TCAGTTGAAGATGCCAATAACAGCGGTATGAACTTATTGGACCAGTCTGTCATTAAAAAAG ttccGGTTCCTCCAAAATCTGTTACTTCTTTGATGATGAATAAAGATGGCTTCCTGGGTGGAATTTCAGTCAATACCGGAGAAGTGTTTTGCTCTGTACCTGGCCGCTTGTCTTTGCTTAGTTCTACTTCAAAGTATAAAGTAACTGTGGGAGAAGTTCAAAGACGCCTTTCTCCTCCAGAGTGTCTGAATGCATCCCTCCTAGGAGGAGTACTTAGAAG AGCCAAATCGAAAAACGGGGGGAGATCTTTGCgagaaaggctagaaaaaatCGGTTTGAATTTACCAGCCGGCAGGCGTAAGGCCGCAAATGTCACTTTACTCACCTCCCTGGTGGAAG GTGAGGCCGTTCATTTAGCTCGGGATTTTGGGTACATCTGCGAAACGGAGTTCCCAGCCAAAGCTGTTTCTGAGTACCTGAACAGACAGCACACGGACCCCAGCGACCTCCACTCCAGGAAAAACATGCTGCTTGCTACAAA GCAACTTTGTAAAGAATTTACAGATCTCTTGGCCCAGGACAGGACGCCCATTGGAAACAGCCGGCCCACCCCTATTTTGGAACCGGGCATTCAGAGCTGCTTGACTCACTTCAGCCTCATCACTCACGGCTTTGGGGCCCCCGCTATCTGCGCTGCCCTCACGGCCCTTCAAAACTACCTGACTGAAGCTCTCAAAGGCATGGACAAGATGTTCTTGAACAACAACACTGCTAACAGGCACACATCTGGCGAAGGACCAGGTAGTAAAACTGGAGACaaggaagagaaacacagaaaatga